In Thalassoglobus sp. JC818, a single genomic region encodes these proteins:
- a CDS encoding sugar phosphate isomerase/epimerase family protein: protein MKFAICQELFEGWSWKKQCEFAASVGYTGMEVAPFTLGSNVQEITSEQRQELVRVAADNGLEIIGLHWLLAKTEGLHLTTADSDVRKATSDYLIELGDLCGDLDGKVMVFGSPFQRNLEEGTDSQQAFDRAADVFKSAMPRIADRGVHLLMEPLTTKETDFINTCDQAAELIAAVNHPNFALHQDVKAMLGEGTPLPELIHKHRAITRHFHVNDSNLLGPGMGETDYHPIFEALLESGYDGWVSVEVFDYSPGAEKITQESIDYMRQILSDLGQESR, encoded by the coding sequence ATGAAGTTTGCCATTTGCCAAGAGTTGTTCGAAGGCTGGAGTTGGAAGAAACAGTGCGAGTTTGCGGCTTCTGTCGGTTATACCGGAATGGAAGTGGCTCCATTCACGTTGGGCTCGAATGTTCAGGAAATCACTTCAGAACAGCGACAGGAACTGGTTCGCGTCGCAGCTGACAACGGTCTTGAGATCATCGGGCTGCACTGGCTCCTCGCGAAAACAGAAGGCCTCCACCTGACAACTGCCGATTCCGACGTTCGCAAAGCTACGAGCGACTATCTCATCGAACTCGGAGACTTGTGCGGCGATCTCGACGGAAAAGTGATGGTCTTCGGCTCTCCATTCCAACGGAATCTCGAAGAAGGTACGGACTCACAACAGGCATTCGACCGGGCTGCGGACGTCTTCAAATCTGCAATGCCCAGAATTGCAGATCGAGGTGTGCACCTGCTGATGGAACCTCTGACAACCAAAGAGACAGATTTCATCAACACCTGCGATCAAGCTGCCGAACTGATCGCTGCCGTCAATCATCCCAACTTTGCCCTGCATCAAGACGTGAAAGCGATGCTGGGAGAAGGAACTCCCCTCCCAGAGCTGATCCACAAACACCGAGCGATCACACGGCACTTCCACGTCAACGACAGCAATCTCCTCGGCCCAGGCATGGGAGAAACGGACTATCATCCGATTTTCGAAGCACTCCTCGAGTCGGGTTACGACGGCTGGGTCTCCGTCGAAGTCTTCGACTACTCCCCCGGCGCAGAGAAGATCACTCAAGAAAGCATCGACTACATGCGCCAGATCCTGTCCGACCTCGGCCAAGAATCTCGCTGA